The segment GTCTTTTACATATTCATATGAACTCATACATTTTCTCCCTATAAGCTTCCTATATTTTTTAACCATTTTTATGAATTGCTTTATGCCACAACTATATTATAAAACCTATATAACTCATTGATTTCATGAAACTCCCTGTAAATTTTTATGTGCTATAATATTATTTAATATTTTCCTTCTCTATATTTTAATATATAATTATAGTTTCCGTATTTTGGGCTTTTTTATTCTGCAAAGAATATATACTTCATAATTAAAATAAACTTTTCTAAAAAAGATTTTATTATTATTATTATTTCTCATGCAAATTATATCTAGCCATTATATATTCATCTTCATATTTTCCATTTTTTATAGCTACGTACTTCTTTCTTCCTTCAATTTCAAAGCCTAATGATTTATACAAACCTATAGCCCTTTCATTATCAACAAAAACTCCAAGCTCAACTCTCACAAGCATAAGATAGTTATCAGCTATATCAAGTAAATTGTTTAGCAAAATTCTTCCAATGCCCTTGCCTTGATAATTTTTATGAACACAGATTCCAATGCTTCCTGAATGCCTTGCCCTATTTGACCTAAATACATTTAAACTAGCTGTGCCTACAACTTTCAGAATCCCATCTTCCTCAGTTTCTGCAACTAACATATGATCATTTTCTGAAAGATTATTTATTATATTTTGAATTCTAGTGATCCTTTCACTAATAATTCCCATTGTATTTTCACGAACCCCACGCTGCCTTCTTATCTCATTTATTTCAGAAGCGTCTTCTATTCTTACTGGCCTTACTTTTAATTTCATAGACATATCCATAATTAATATTTTCCTCCCATTAATTTTGATTAATTTTGAATTTTGGGGACGGTTAAGTACTGTTTTTAAAATTAAGTCAATAAAAGTGTTTTTTCGCTATTATT is part of the Haloimpatiens sp. FM7315 genome and harbors:
- a CDS encoding GNAT family N-acetyltransferase, which translates into the protein MKLKVRPVRIEDASEINEIRRQRGVRENTMGIISERITRIQNIINNLSENDHMLVAETEEDGILKVVGTASLNVFRSNRARHSGSIGICVHKNYQGKGIGRILLNNLLDIADNYLMLVRVELGVFVDNERAIGLYKSLGFEIEGRKKYVAIKNGKYEDEYIMARYNLHEK